The following coding sequences are from one Sphaeramia orbicularis chromosome 11, fSphaOr1.1, whole genome shotgun sequence window:
- the LOC115428243 gene encoding stathmin-2-like: protein MDKTAVAYKEKMKEISVLSLICSCLYPETRKNAMGDFEDMDIKPINKRASGQAFEVILKASSPVSETGHCITSPPKRDISLEDIQKKLEAAEDRRKSQEAQVLRALAEKREHERDVLLKAMEENSNFSRMAEEKLQLKMEQIEENRQAYLAAIMERLQEKERHAQEVRKNKELREELTA from the exons ATGGACAAGACCGCAGTCG CCTACAAAGAGAAGATGAAGGAGATCTCAGTTCTGTCACTCATCTGCTCCTGCCTGTACCCTGAAACCCGTAAAAATGCCATGGGAGACTTTGAAG ACATGGACATCAAGCCCATAAACAAGCGAGCCTCAGGCCAGGCCTTTGAGGTCATCCTGAAGGCTTCATCTCCTGTGTCTGAGACTGGTCACTGCATCACCAGTCCCCCAAAGAGGGACATTTCCCTGGAAGACATCCAGAAGAAACTGGAAGCAGCTGAAGATAGACGGAAA TCCCAGGAGGCTCAGGTGCTCCGTGCTCTGGCTGAAAAGAGGGAGCACGAGCGTGACGTTCTGCTCAAGGCCATGGAGGAGAACAGCAACTTCAGCCGCATGGCCGAAGAGAAGCTGCAGCTAAAGATGGAGCAGATCGAGGAGAACCGGCAGGCTTACCTGGCTGCCATCATGGAGCGTCTGCAGGAGAAG GAGAGGCATGCTCAGGAAGTGCGTAAGAACAAGGAGTTGAGAGAAGAGTTGACAGCATGA